The sequence below is a genomic window from Denitratisoma sp. DHT3.
CGCTGCCGATGAGATCTTTACGACTCTAATGGGCGACAACGTTGAGCCCCGGCGAAATTTCATCGAGAGCAATGCGCTTTATGCCAAAAACATCGATGTCTAGACCTGTAGGATCTCACTGAAGTCTGGATCTTTCCCAAAATTCTGGATTTCGTGAGAACGGAATCATTTTGGTATCAAATGGCCTGCACTGAATTGTGCAGGCCATTTTTTTAACCGATTTCAGATGACTGGGTTTCGGCCTTATGTGGAGCTCAATATAAGGCTGAGGACTTGTCGGTGATCAGTCGTCAGGAATGGCTGCTCAACTCGGTAACCGGCCGTAGTACCTCGGATACCGCAGAGGGTCGACACTCCGCGTAAGCCACCTGCCTCAACAGCAACCATTCCAGCATAGTCCGAACATAGGACTCCGATCATGGAAACCGTCAACAAATGAGAAGCCTGGAACAAGGGAAAGCTCGTCGGCCAGAAGCCACCGCTCAAACCGAAGGACATCTGGGCCAGGATCAATAGTGAAGGACACGAAGGTCCCGATGGTGATCGCCAGGGTCCTTCCTGGGCCTCTTACACAGTCATAGAATCCGGAGATCATCATTGGCCGGAGTTTTTGGATGGAAAACCCTCAGATCAAAGAGGCCTTATCGTTGCGCAGCGAGCGGCCCTCGATGGATGATGGTTCCACCACCATGTATTCGACCGCAAGGCTCATACCTTTTATGCTCCGAGAACTGGAGAACCGGGGATATGACCGATCAACCTTGCTTGAACAAGCCGGTATTAAGTGGGACAACCAAGCTTCTCCCAATATGGTCTCGCCCAGCGAATGCAGTAGATTTTTTAATTACATCTGCAGCCTTCTCTCCTCTGAGGCGACCACCCTGCCACTCCAAGCGATAGTGACAAAAGATGTCACAGACATGCTGCTGCACTGTGTTATTACCTGCGATAACCTCGCTTGTGTGATTGAACGCTCAATAGTCTATTGTGAGCTAGTGAAGGCCATTGGGCTGTCACTTCAGTTGGTGCAGGGCAGTGAATTTGCGGAGTTGCGCATAGAGCTGGACCGTCCGATGAAGGACACACCATCGCTCTTGCTACTGCTGGCTTCCATGAGTATTTTTTATCAGCTATTTAGCTGGATTACAGCAGTCGATCTGCCGGTTTCAGAACTTGGATTGTGCTGTGACAAACCCACGTTTTCTCCTCCGCTGGGCGGACTGCCGGACGTACCGCTGTTTTATCAGCAGAGACATAGCCGGATAGTATTTCCAGTATCGTGCCTGACCCTGCCGGTGGCTAGGAATAGTGAGCAACTCAAGCAGGTTATCGACCATTTCCCATTGGATCTTTCTGTGGTCGGGCCGAAAGGCAGTAGTTTGTCCAGTCAGATCGAGACCCTGATCCAAGCTTCTCTGCGTAACCAGAAGTCTCACATTACCTTTGAAACAGTCACTCAATTAGTCAATTTAAGTCCCGCAACCTTGAGGCGTCGTTTACGGGGTGAAGGCACCAGCTATTCCGACATCCTCAACCGATGCCGGATGTCATATGCCAGTCATGCGCTCCGTACGACCAGTCGGCCCATGAAGTGTATAGCCCTTCAGTTGGGATTTAGTGATGATCGCGCTTTTCGTCGTGCGGTTAAACGTTGGTCCGGTTCTACACCAACTGAGCTAAGAACCGGTCAGTCCAATAGCTGATCAAGTACGTCATTTTTGATGATCAAGGAAGCTACCATGACCAATTCGAGCACAGAAACCTTCGACTTCATTATTGTAGGTGCGGGGTCCGCCGGCTCTGTTTTAGCTAATCGACTTAGTGCTAATGGACACCATTCTGTCTTGCTGCTAGAGCAGGGGCCACGAGACAGTAGCCCACTGCTGACTATGCCGAAAGGATTTGGAGCTCTTCTGTCTGGAGATCGCTATGTTAGTCGCCATCCGGTACCACGCCCGGCTTTGCCGTCATCACTAGAGTTCTGGCTACGGGGGAAAACACTTGGTGGGTCGAGTTCAGTCAACGGTATGTTGTGGGTACGCGCCCAGCAGGAGGGCTTTGCAACAATGTCGCATGTCGGAGGTCATCATTGGCACTGGCCCGAGATTGAGCGGTGTTTTAATCAACTGGATGGTGGCTCCGGGAGTAAGGGGATCATCCCTATCCTGCCCCATGACAGACAACATGCTATTACCCAGGCATTCATTGAATCAGCACGTGCCAGCGGACTGCCTTACTTGGATAAGGTAAGCGATATCGGCAGAACCGGTGCGGCTTATCTACATTTCAATATTAGTGCTGATCGCAAGCGGGTTAGTGCGGCTACGGCTTTCCTGAAGCCCGCGATAAAAAGAAAAAACCTCCGTATTGAAATTGATACGCGCACCAACCGAATAATTTTTGACGGTAATCGGGCAAGCGGTGTCGATGCGACTTGCCGAGGACACGCAGTATGTTATAGCGCTAGGCGAGAAGTCATTCTTTGCGCTGGGGCAATTGAGTCTCCACAAATTCTGCAACGCTCTGGGGTGGGAGCGTCGTCATTGCTCAAGTCGCTGGGAATACAGGTGATATGTGATAACCCAAAGGTGGGGGCTAATCTGAGAGAACACTTGCTATTGGGTATCAACTTCGAAGTTCATTCCCCGAATGACTCAGAGAACCATCAATACGCCGGCCTGCCACTTGTGCGCAATGTTTTGCGTTACTACATTAACCGCACTGGCCCTATGTCGCAGTCACCTTGTCATGCCGCAGCATTTATCTCAACCAATGCAGCTAACAAACGCGCGGATATTCAGTTGATGTTCAACCCATTCTCCCGTCAAGGAGATGCCTTTAGTAATTCGCCTGGCGTCACACTTCTAGGTTACCCAATCTATCCACAAAGCCAGGGGCAGATACAGATTACGTCTTTCGATGGTCAGCAGCCTGCATCCATCCAGTCCAATTACTTGAGTGACGAATATGACCGTCAGATCAGTGTTGCTGCAGTTCGTCATATACGTCATATCGCCGCTCAAACACCGTTGGCACAACGAATCATGCAGGAGGCCACAAACTCTGCTGAAGCACAAACTGATGACGAAATTATCGACCTGTACCAGAGAAATGGCTTACCGGGCTTTCACGCTGTTGGTACCTGTGCGATGGGCTCGACCATTCAGAACTCGGTCGTCGATTCGAAAATGAGAGTTCACTCGACGGATGGGTTGCGGATCGTCGATGCTTCCATCATTCCGGAAATGGTTGCGGGAATCACCAATGCGACCATCATGGCCATTGCCCTCCGGGCTTCAGAACTGATACTCGAAGATCATCCGGTCTGTTGATCGTGTTCCCGTATCGACTTTACCTTTGTCCAATCATCAACCCATGGAGAACCCTATGATTACCGTTATTGTTAAATACCAGACCCAAAAAAAATTCACTCAGGATGAAATCAACGCCATACTGCTCCATGGCGCAAAAAATATTTTCCTGGGCCTTCCTCATCTTTACAGTAAGCAGTTCTGTTTTGATACAGAAACCAGCCAAGGTCTATCGGTCTACCTATGGGAGTCCAGAGAACACGCTGATGCGTTTTTTACGCCTCAGTTCTTAGAGTCTTTCCAACAGAATATGGGTGTCATTCCAACTATTGAATATCACCCCACTGTTGTTACAGTAGACAATCGGCAGGGGGATATTCTCACCAATTAATCTGATACACATATTCACTGTGCACCTGCGACTGGCCGGGATATCTGGTTGAACTGGAATAACCGGCTAATTGAGAAGCTCGCCGTCCCCTCCGAGGACTTCAACTCACCCGCCGCAACATTTATCTGAATCGCATAAATCCCACGAATCTTCGCAGCTGACTTGAAGACTGATAGGTGCAGCCGATCAACTTCCCCAATCGGGGCAGTAGGATCTATTGATTAGCACAATGAATCAGACTGGCGTAATGTGACCAGACTGTTTCATGCACTGGATACAGAAAAGGAGATCAAATGTCTATCGAGAAGATGAATAGCAGTGGCCAATGCCCCGTGATGCATGGCGGTGTAACTTCAGCGAACATGACAAACCTGGATTGGTGGCCAAAAGCCCTGAATCTGGACATCCTCCATCAGCACGATACCAAGACAAATCCCCTCGGAGCGGGTTTCAACTACCGCGAAGAAGTCAAAAAGCTCGATGTTGAGGCGTTGAAAAATGACCTCAAAGCCCTGATGACCAATAGCCAGGACTGGTGGCCGGCCGACTGGGGCCACTATGGCGGCCTGATGATCCGCATGGCCTGGCACTCCGCTGGAACCTACCGTATTGCAGATGGCCGTGGCGGTGGTGGCACAGGCAATCAACGTTTTGCCCCCATCAATTCATGGCCCGACAACGCCAACCTCGACAAGGCCCGTCGCCTGCTATGGCCGATCAAGAAGAAGTACGGCAACAAGCTCAGCTGGGCAGACTTGATTATCCTGGCCGGCAACATGGCCTATGAGTCGATGGGCTTAAAGACCTTCGGCTTCGCCTTTGGCCGTGAAGATATCTGGCACCCTGAAAAGGATACCTATTGGGGTTCTGAAAAAGAGTGGCTAGCGCCCAGCGGCAGCGAAGGCAGCCGCTACTCGGGCGAACGCGATCTGGAAAACCCACTTGCGGCCGTAATGATGGGCCTGATCTACGTGAACCCTGAAGGAGTCGATGGTAAGCCTGACCCACTCAAGACTGCCCATGATGTACGCATCACCTTCGCCCGCATGGCGATGAACGACGAGGAAACAGTGGCACTGACCGCCGGTGGCCACACAGTGGGTAAGTGCCATGGCAACGGCAGTGCAGCTAATCTGGGTCCAGCCCCCGAGGGTGCCGAACTTGAGGAGCAGGGCCTGGGCTGGCAGAACCACACCACCCGCGGTATTGGTCGTGACACTGTTACCAGTGGCATTGAGGGCTCCTGGACAACGCATCCGATGAAGTGGAATACCGGTAGAGGAGGTTACTTCGACCTGCTGCTACGCTACGACTGGTGGCTGCAGAAGTCGCCGGCCGGGGCACATCAGTGGGAGCCAATAGGCATCAAAGAAGAGGATATGCCGGTGGATGTTGAGGACCCGACAATCCGCCGCAAGCCGATCATGACTGACGCCGATATGGCGATGCGCTTCGATCCAGAATACCGAAAGATCGCTGAACGTTTCCGCGATGATCCCGCCTACTTCGAGCAAGTTTTTGCACGCGCCTGGTTCAAGCTGACCCACCGCGACATGGGGCCGAAGTCGCGCTACATTGGGCCGGATGTGCCTGCTGAAGACCTAGTCTGGCAAGACCCGGTGCCCCCAGGCCGCAAGGACTACGACGTAGGTGCAGTTAAGGCCAGGATTGCTGCTAGTGGACTGACCATTACCGAAATGGTCAGCACCGCGTGGGACAGCGCGCGCACCTTCCGAGGCTCGGACAAGCGCGGGGGTGCGAATGGCGCGCGTATCCGCCTTGCTCCACAAAAAGATTGGGAGGGTAACGAACCGGCTCGTCTGGCGAAAGTATTGGCTGTGCTGGAAAAAATCGCTGACGGCGTCGGTGATTGACGAGATCAGGCTGGGCGACACCTCCGTACCGTACATTTCCTCCAGGTGGGCCTGGATCTCGCGCACCGTCATGCCTCGGGCGTAGAGCGACAGGATCTTGTCGTCAAAGCCGCTCCAGCGCGTCTGGTGCTTGGGAATTAGCTGCGGTTCGAAGGTGCCGTGCCGATCCCGCGGGACTTCGATGGGCAGTTCGCCGAATTCACCCTTGAGGGTCTTCCTGCTCTTGCCGTTGCGGGTGTTGCCAGCATCGTTGGCTACCGGCTCGTTCTTGCCGTGACCGAGGTGCTCGGCCAATTCAGCGTCCAACGCCTTCTCGACCAGCAACTTGGTCAGCTGCTTGAGCAGACCGTTCTCGCCAATCAGGTCTTCGGGTTTCTTGTAGTCGGCCAGCAGACCGGCCAATAGTTCTTCAGGGACTGCATGCTTCTTCGTGCTCATTGTGCCTCCGGACAGTTCGGCAGTTTCCTGCTAATCGTCCGTTTACACAAAATTCAGTACAGGCCCTGTTTTGCTAGTGCAAAATGTACTAAGTTGATGATTCAACATGATTTATTGAATTTTCGGCTGTTGATGCCGGGCGTTCTTGGCTCTATCCTTGAGCCAAAATACCCATGCCCATGCATTAACAATGAGCCCGTTTTCAACCTACTGCTGTATTGACCCAGCGAAACCTGCTCAACTTACGCCGCTAATGCAAAGGCCTCGGCTGGCGTTTTCATGCTGCGGGCCTCAAGGGGCGGATCAAGTGGCTGCCCCTGCGGTATGCCGGTGCCAATCTGGAAGTGGGCCGCGTGACGCGGCGTTTCAATGCAATGCGGAATTGGACCAAGCTGCCGACCGGCCGGACACCGACCGGTCCTGAGGTGCTCCCCGCTCATCCTGACCGCTATTCCAGCAACGTCCGGCACTTCTCGCACTCCTCCCAGGGCAGGCATTCGCAGACCCTGGGCAACGGCCTATAGCGGCTGCCGACAATCACCTGCGAAGCAGCCGTCGCTTTGGCGCGGGGCGACGCGGGCGGCGCCGTGCTGGTCCCGTCGTGGGCTTGCGGCGACCAGCGGGCAAAGGGGGCCAGGTCGGTCTGGTTGACCACGTACCAGGTCTTGCGCGCGGGGTCCCAGCGGGCGCCCAGTTTCTTCGCCTCGTCCTTTTCGGCAAAAGGCACTTTCAGGTCCATTCTCATTGCGGGGCTCCTTTACGGTAGGGCAGCAAGGCCCGGGCCGCCTCGATGCGATGCGCGATCGGGCATTGCGGATCGTTCATCACCGCCATGAGAAAAGCTTCCGGGTTGGCGTAAGCGCCGGCCGGCGCGTACTGCGGTTCCGCATGGGGCTGTGCCGCCGTGGGCGGGGTTTCCGTCGCGCAGGTTGGCGGCGATTCCAGGCGCGCCAGGGCGTGTTGGAAGGCTCGCGCGTCGATGCTCCTGCATCCGGCCAGGATGTCCGCCTGCCCCGCGGGGTTGGGTTGAATGTCCAGTCCCGGCTCGTCGGCGAACATGCCGCCCAGGCCGGGATCGATGAATGCCGACCAGCGCCGGGTGGCCTCGCGATAGGCCGGCACCAGATCGACGCGGCAGGCGCGGTCGTCCGCTGATGAGGGGTGGCACTGGACCTGCGCGGCCTCCGGCAGGTAGCGCCGCACCAGCGCCTGCACGAACTGATGCGCCTGTGCCAGCGGAACGGGTGTCGCCAGTGAAAGCCAGAGCTGATAACCCGCCAGGCCGGAGACGGCCAGGGCCGGCGCGGGTAGGTCCAGTTCGGATTGCAGGCGTTCGCACAGTCCGGCGATCAGAGGCCAGTCCCGGCCGCGCTCCAGTGAGATGACCAGGGTGCGGGTGGTGCGGGCGGGGGTGACGAGGTCGATCGTCAGGTGCTGTCCCTGGCTCAGGCTGCGCTGGAGACGTTCTCCGCTGAAGGGGACGGGCGCCTCGTCCCGGGGCGTGTCGTCCGGGCCGTGTGTCGCGGGATAGACCATTTGGCCGGGTATCAGGTAGAGCCGTTCCAGCTCGGTCGAAAGAGAATTCATGGTGATGCGGTAAAGGATCGGATCGGTCGGCGCGTCGGGGCTTTTTTGTGGCGGCCGCAGGGTCGTGAATGATACGGAGGATGACGACTTCCAAGACGCGACGGTGCGAAAATCTGCCGCCGCGCAATGCCGCTTCGAGTGCTCCCATAAGCGGTACAGTTCCACCATGAGAATCTACATCGCCTGCCTGCTTGCCGCCTTCTCCCTGCCCGCCCTGGCCATCGGCTCGGGCGAGTGCGCGCCCCGCGACGGCTTGACGCCCATTTGCGGCCTGAACCAACCGGGCGACCTGGAACCCCTGCCCGACGGCCGCCACCTGCTGGTGACGCAGATAAACATGGGCACCAGCAGCTTCGGCGTGATCTGGCGGCCGGGCCAGCTGACCCGGGTGGATGCGGCCAGCGGCGCAAAGGTCCCGGCCTATCCCCGCCCGGGTGCTCTGGTGCGCGCCAAGCCGAGCCGGGGATGGGGCGATCCCGCCTGTCCGGGCGAGATCGGCCCGGCCCTGTCGCCGGGCGGGCTGCACCTGTCCCGCCGCGGCGACGGCGTGTGGCAGTTGCTGGTGGTGAACCATGGCGTGCGCGAATCGGTGGAGTTCTTCGAACTCGGCCGCGACGGCCTCGAATGGCGGGGCTGTGCGGTCGCCCCGGCGGCCAGCCTGCTCGGCGATGTGGCGGCGCTGCCCGGCGGCGCCTTCGCCGCGACGAATATGGTCGATGGCCACCGCCTCGACCGCGTGGCGCGCATCGGCGAGGCCGTGGCCAAGGGCGAGGACACCGGCTTTGTCCTGACCTGGGCACCCGCCACGGGCTGGAAGAAAATACCCGGCTCCGAGGGCACGCTGCCCAAGGGCATCCAGACCGACGGCGACGGGCGCCATGTCTATTACAGCGTCGGCGGGCCGCAGGCGGAAGTGCGCAAGATCGCCGTGGCGACGGGAACACGGGTGGCGGCGGCGCGCAACCTCCAGTCCGATCGGCTCTCCTGGGACGGCAGGCGGCTGCTGGCGACGGGCTTCGCCGGGCCTTACCGGGCCGATGCCTGCGGCAAGGAAGTAGGACGCTGTCCCGCGCCTTTCCACATCACCGCGCTCGACCCCGCGACACTGGCCGCGACCCGTCTGTTCAGCCAGGATGGCAGCGCCCTGGACGGTGCCACGGTGGCCGTTCCCCAGGGCCGCCGCTGGTTCCTGGGCAGTTTCATCGGCCGGCACATTCTGTCGGTCCCCCGCCCGCAATGAAGTTCCTCGGTTCATGCGTGCGGCGCCAGGGAACCTTGCAGTCATGGTGCTGTCACAATCATCGGCCATCATGGCCATGCATCAAGAACAGAGGAAAAAACGAAAATGGAATGCGAAGATTTTCTCGAGCCCCTGGAGGGCCCGGAATACGACGACGATCTGTAGAAAGTATTTTTGAACCGTACCGAGCCGCCGCGAGCGGCTTTTTGTTTTTCTGCCCGGCAGGCCCGAGAGGATGGCGTCGCGCACGGCCGACAACTCGGGACTGACGCCGCTGTCAATGCAAGCGCGCATCGGTGCGTGCTTGCAAGTGGCGCGCCGCACGGCCAAGCGGCGAGGACTTCACTCGCCGTCGGTCTTCCCGGCCGGATCCTCGTCCGGCTCGATCCCCCAGTCGCCGTGCCGGTACCAGTCTTCGCCCAGCAGCTCCATCGGATGCTGGGTGCGCTCGGAACCGTTGCCGCAGCCGAGGTCGGTTACCGGGCAATACTTGTCGCAACCCCAGCAAATGCGCTCGGGGTGCTTGGGGTGCAGGGGGAATTTCTTGGCCACGCCGCAACGATAAGTCCGCGGGTCGATTTTGTCGAATGACCATGAAGCCGGCGCGGCTCTCCATGCGCCGGGGCGCTCCCGCGTCTTCAGATTCGCTGAAAACGGCGTCCTCCGGCAGTCGCGACTTCGGCAACCTGGCGTTGAAGTCGCCGTCGCTGCGATAGCCGAGGCTGACCAGCACGATGCCGGTCAGGCCGCGGGCCGCGAGGCCGAGTTCCTCGTCGAGAATTTTCCGGTTGAAGCCCTCCATCGGGCAGGCATCGATCTCGAGACCGGCCGCGGCCAGAAGCAGAAAGCCGAGGGCGATGTAGACCTGCTTCACCATCCAGTCCTGCAAATCGTTCTGCTTGTCGCGATGCAGGCTGACGTAGCCCTTGCGCGTCGCGTCCTGCCGGCTCCGGGCCTCGGGTTCGGCAAGACGCCCGTCGTGGTCCTCCTGATCCAGCAGCGTCGCCAGATAGGCATCGTCGAGATCGGTGCGGCTGCAAAGCACGATCACATGGGAGGCATCGCGGATCTTCGGCGCGTTGTAGGCATGGCCGCCCACCATCGCCCTGGCGAGACGCTCCTTGCCGGCATCGCTGCTGGCGATGAAGAAGTGCCAGGGCTGGCTATTCACCGACGACGGACTGTTGCGCAGCACGGCGCGCAACTGGTCGATGACGGGGTGGGGGATTTTCCTGGTCGGATCGAAAGCCTTGCAGGTGTGACGGTTTTGGGCGGCGTGGATGATTTGCATGAGCGGACCTGATGATGATCGGGGAGCGGAGTGCCGCGTTCAGTATCGCATGGCGATACTGTGCCGGTGCGCTGATGGGCGCCGCTCCTGGCGCTTCTGGAAATGACAAGGCCCCGCGCGCGGGGCCTTGGAGTGACGACGTCGTTGCCTGCTTACTTCGCGGCGGGGGCCTTGGCGGCATCCGTCTTCTCGGCGGCGGCGGGTGCCGGCGCATCGGCGGCAAAAGCGGAAACAGCGAACAGGCCAGCCAGCACAGCGGTCAGAATCTTGGACATTTCATTTCCCTTCGTTTCGAAAATAGCGCACATGCGCCTGCTTCCAATAACGAGTGGTACCGTGCGGTGCTGACGGCGACAACGTAACCGTTTGTTAATCTGTCCGCCGCTGTCCGGCCGCTGTCAATAGGATATTCCCCATGGCGCTCGAGACTATTCCCACCTACTGCGCGTTGTGCATCTCCCGCTGCGGCTGCCTGGCCACCGTCGAGGACGGGCGGCTGGCGCGCATCGAGCCGGATCCGCTGCATCCGACCGGCAGGAGCATCTGCGTCAAGGCCCGCGCGGCGCCGGAACTGGTGGCGCATCCGGCGCGGCTGACCACGCCGTTGCGCCGTACCCGGCCGAAGGGCGAGATGGACGCGGGCTGGCAAGCGATCGGTTGGGACGAGGCCATCGCCCTCGCCGGCGAGCGGCTCCGTGCCGCCGGTCCGGCGGCGACCGCCTTCGCCGTGGCCACGCCGAGCGGCACGGCGATCGCCGACAGCTTCGGCTGGATCCATCGCCTCGCCCATCTCTGGGGCAGCCCCAACATGGTGTTCGCCACCGAGAACTGCAACTGGCACCGCGATTTCGGTCCTTTCCTGACCTGGGGCAACGGCCTGGGCATGCCCGATTACGAACGCACCGCCACCATCCTGCTGTGGGGCTGCAACCCCACCGTCACCTGGCTTGCCCAGGCCGAGCAGATCCGCGCCGCGCAGCGCCGCGGCGCCCGCCTGATCGCGGTGGACCCGCGCCAGGGCGGGCTCGCCAACGGCGCCGACCTCTGGCTGCCGCTGCGGCCGGGCACCGATGCCGCGCTGGCCCTGGGCCTGATCCATCTGCTGCTGGCAGCGGACGGCGCCGACACCGATTTCCTGCGCCGCCACTCCGACGCCTTTGCCTCCGCACCGGACGGCGAAGGCATGGTGCTGGAGCGCCTCGCCGAACTGGCTGCGGCTTGGCCGCCGGAGCGGGTCGCGCGCGAGACCGGGATCGACACGGAGCTGCTGCAGCGGACCGCCGAATTGCTGGCGACGGCGAAGCCGGTGTCGCTCTACACCTGGACCGGCACCTGCCAGCAGGAGCAGGCGACGGCGGCCAGCCGCGCCATCAACATCCTCTACGCGCTGACCGGCAGCCTCGGGCAGCCGGGCGGCAACCGCTGGTTCCCCAAGCCGCGGTTGAACGACATCGCGGCCTTCGAGGCCGTCCCGCCGGAATGCCGGCAACGCACCCTGGGTCTGGCCGAGCGGCCCCTGGGCCCGCCTTCGCGCGGCTGGATCACCAGCCGCGATCTCTATCGCACCATCGTCAGCGGCGAGCCCTACCCGGTGCGCGCATTGGTGGCTTTCGGCGGCAATTTCCTGGTGTCCAAGCCGGCGACCCGGCACGCCGAGGCGGCCCTGGCGAAGCTCGATTTCTTCGTCCAGACCGAGCTGTTCGAGACGCCCACCGCGCGCTGGGCCGACCTGCTGCTGCCCGCCGCGTCGTGCTGGGAACGCGAAGGCTTGCAGGCCGGCTTCATGGTGACGCCGGCCGCCGACGCCCATCTCCAGTTGCGCCCGGCCGTGGTGGCGCCGCCCGGCGCGGCGCGGGCCGACACCCGCATCGTCTTCGACCTGGCGGCGGCCCTGGGGCTCGCCGAGGACTTCTTCGGCGGTAGTCCGGAAGCCGGCCTCGCCCACGTGCTGGCGCCCAGCGGCGTCGACGCCGCGGCGCTGCGGGCCGCACCGCGCGGCCTGACGGTGCCGCAGCTGAGCGCCGAGCCGGCGCTGGCGCCGATCTCCCTGTGGTGCGCGGAACTCGCCGCGCACGGCGGCCAGGCGCTGCCCGAATTCACGCCGCCCGCCGCGGCGGCGGACCTGCCCTACGCGCTGACCTGCGGCAAGACCGCCCACTACTGCCACAGCCAGTTCCGCCAGCTGGAGTCGCTGCGCTCGCGCCAGCCCGGACCGGAGGCCGAACTGGCGTCGGATGTCGCCGCCGCCCGCGGCATCGCCAGCGGCGACGCGATCGTGATCCGCACCGCCGACGCCGAGATGCACTGCACCGCGCTGGTCAGCCGCAAGCTCGCCGCCGGCACCGTCTGGGCGCATTACGGCTGGTGGGATGCGCAACAACCGATCAACTACAATGCCTGCATCGACGGCGAGCGCTTCGACAGCGTCTCCGGCAGCAATGCCTTGCGCGGCGTCCCCTGCGACGTGCGGCGCCGCCTTCCGCTGGACCCTGGTTGATTTCCGGAGACGCCACCCATGACCCTGCTGCTCGCTTGGCTCATCAACACGCTTTCCCTGATGGCGGTGGCCTATCTG
It includes:
- a CDS encoding AraC family transcriptional regulator — translated: MENPQIKEALSLRSERPSMDDGSTTMYSTARLIPFMLRELENRGYDRSTLLEQAGIKWDNQASPNMVSPSECSRFFNYICSLLSSEATTLPLQAIVTKDVTDMLLHCVITCDNLACVIERSIVYCELVKAIGLSLQLVQGSEFAELRIELDRPMKDTPSLLLLLASMSIFYQLFSWITAVDLPVSELGLCCDKPTFSPPLGGLPDVPLFYQQRHSRIVFPVSCLTLPVARNSEQLKQVIDHFPLDLSVVGPKGSSLSSQIETLIQASLRNQKSHITFETVTQLVNLSPATLRRRLRGEGTSYSDILNRCRMSYASHALRTTSRPMKCIALQLGFSDDRAFRRAVKRWSGSTPTELRTGQSNS
- a CDS encoding GMC family oxidoreductase; translated protein: MTNSSTETFDFIIVGAGSAGSVLANRLSANGHHSVLLLEQGPRDSSPLLTMPKGFGALLSGDRYVSRHPVPRPALPSSLEFWLRGKTLGGSSSVNGMLWVRAQQEGFATMSHVGGHHWHWPEIERCFNQLDGGSGSKGIIPILPHDRQHAITQAFIESARASGLPYLDKVSDIGRTGAAYLHFNISADRKRVSAATAFLKPAIKRKNLRIEIDTRTNRIIFDGNRASGVDATCRGHAVCYSARREVILCAGAIESPQILQRSGVGASSLLKSLGIQVICDNPKVGANLREHLLLGINFEVHSPNDSENHQYAGLPLVRNVLRYYINRTGPMSQSPCHAAAFISTNAANKRADIQLMFNPFSRQGDAFSNSPGVTLLGYPIYPQSQGQIQITSFDGQQPASIQSNYLSDEYDRQISVAAVRHIRHIAAQTPLAQRIMQEATNSAEAQTDDEIIDLYQRNGLPGFHAVGTCAMGSTIQNSVVDSKMRVHSTDGLRIVDASIIPEMVAGITNATIMAIALRASELILEDHPVC
- a CDS encoding DUF5710 domain-containing protein — its product is MRMDLKVPFAEKDEAKKLGARWDPARKTWYVVNQTDLAPFARWSPQAHDGTSTAPPASPRAKATAASQVIVGSRYRPLPRVCECLPWEECEKCRTLLE
- a CDS encoding DUF3079 domain-containing protein codes for the protein MAKKFPLHPKHPERICWGCDKYCPVTDLGCGNGSERTQHPMELLGEDWYRHGDWGIEPDEDPAGKTDGE
- a CDS encoding molybdopterin-dependent oxidoreductase, with product MALETIPTYCALCISRCGCLATVEDGRLARIEPDPLHPTGRSICVKARAAPELVAHPARLTTPLRRTRPKGEMDAGWQAIGWDEAIALAGERLRAAGPAATAFAVATPSGTAIADSFGWIHRLAHLWGSPNMVFATENCNWHRDFGPFLTWGNGLGMPDYERTATILLWGCNPTVTWLAQAEQIRAAQRRGARLIAVDPRQGGLANGADLWLPLRPGTDAALALGLIHLLLAADGADTDFLRRHSDAFASAPDGEGMVLERLAELAAAWPPERVARETGIDTELLQRTAELLATAKPVSLYTWTGTCQQEQATAASRAINILYALTGSLGQPGGNRWFPKPRLNDIAAFEAVPPECRQRTLGLAERPLGPPSRGWITSRDLYRTIVSGEPYPVRALVAFGGNFLVSKPATRHAEAALAKLDFFVQTELFETPTARWADLLLPAASCWEREGLQAGFMVTPAADAHLQLRPAVVAPPGAARADTRIVFDLAAALGLAEDFFGGSPEAGLAHVLAPSGVDAAALRAAPRGLTVPQLSAEPALAPISLWCAELAAHGGQALPEFTPPAAAADLPYALTCGKTAHYCHSQFRQLESLRSRQPGPEAELASDVAAARGIASGDAIVIRTADAEMHCTALVSRKLAAGTVWAHYGWWDAQQPINYNACIDGERFDSVSGSNALRGVPCDVRRRLPLDPG